One region of Candidatus Electrothrix rattekaaiensis genomic DNA includes:
- a CDS encoding cyclic nucleotide-binding domain-containing protein has protein sequence MKTTSRDQIQNQASVNQQSESSGIDTMFSHTLSELIVQKKNRQADILLDQLISWLYGDKLQMRIEAVSYLTDSLELLIAHREWQRMEKLLPAVSQALSAASEDDVVVWQIITALSIFAAYQIEIGRYAPARKALMIFGGPNALTAASADIREQAEQLINDLATKPLMELLLIEYLYDRNKGEDAGRLLVLFGKTAAKFLIGSQSLQQSRGKPDALLKLFEKIGPVAESSLGALLHRTKDWYLLRNSIKLLGEMGSSACFSDITALLDHNDLRVKGEVLRAASKIETKEKKDFFLKALRTVPRQLKEPIVALLGEIPDSSLVAPLADLLDEAAYARDKAGYQLRTTICKTLGKIGSVKAIPTLKKIIADNADLVKKGGAARGKLVQAAEQAIQYINHGGKYKAHQATADELNVPLKNNPVAARETNIVQIAMSGDQARATSQLFDLIVECVHNRDFHNAERLKERFNEINPNALTEIIQSTELIEQEKNGVQVRGYLEIWSNLLRELTAEEFSAIYHELEDRELQPDEVLVRQGDRNDELFFVNHGMIKTFYQKSGRKVYVKSLSGGDLAGENFFDASVWTISMAAQTESKISILKRSSFSRWQEAFPGLEAKLRAFYNRSNDVQDLLLRKGLNRRAFERYQLARKIEFQIINNLGNSMGQRFKGRLSDISRGGLAMKFHLSQKKHIRVLFGRKLHISIPVAGKPPELNVYGTVLSINPAEEEGKEYKLHFVFDAPMEQEALQQVLG, from the coding sequence ATGAAGACAACCTCCAGAGACCAGATCCAAAACCAGGCATCTGTGAATCAACAGTCCGAATCCAGCGGTATTGATACAATGTTTTCACATACGCTCTCAGAGTTGATCGTGCAAAAAAAGAACCGACAGGCCGACATTCTGTTGGACCAGTTGATATCTTGGTTGTACGGCGATAAGCTGCAAATGCGAATTGAGGCTGTCAGTTATCTGACAGATAGCTTAGAGCTTCTCATTGCCCATCGTGAATGGCAGCGGATGGAGAAGCTTTTGCCAGCAGTCTCCCAGGCCCTCTCTGCCGCCTCTGAGGATGACGTTGTTGTCTGGCAAATCATTACGGCTCTTTCCATTTTTGCTGCCTATCAGATCGAAATAGGGCGGTATGCTCCGGCCCGCAAAGCACTCATGATTTTTGGCGGCCCCAATGCCTTAACAGCTGCAAGTGCAGATATTCGTGAACAAGCAGAACAGCTCATTAATGATCTGGCAACCAAGCCCCTTATGGAGTTGCTGTTGATCGAATATCTTTATGACAGAAATAAAGGCGAGGATGCTGGTCGCTTGCTTGTACTGTTTGGGAAAACCGCTGCGAAGTTTCTCATAGGGTCGCAAAGCCTCCAGCAAAGTCGGGGGAAACCCGATGCCCTGTTGAAGCTTTTTGAAAAGATAGGCCCGGTAGCAGAAAGCAGCTTGGGGGCCTTGCTGCATCGAACAAAAGATTGGTACCTGCTCAGGAACAGCATTAAGCTCCTGGGGGAAATGGGATCTTCTGCCTGCTTTTCAGATATAACCGCCTTGCTCGACCATAATGATCTCCGCGTCAAGGGTGAGGTGTTGCGTGCTGCCAGTAAAATTGAGACAAAGGAGAAAAAAGATTTTTTTCTTAAAGCCTTGCGCACTGTACCTAGGCAACTCAAGGAACCTATCGTGGCCCTGCTCGGTGAGATCCCGGACAGCAGCCTTGTTGCCCCTTTGGCGGATCTGTTGGATGAGGCAGCATATGCTCGGGACAAGGCAGGGTATCAACTGCGAACGACCATCTGTAAGACCCTTGGGAAGATTGGCTCTGTTAAGGCCATTCCAACCCTGAAAAAGATTATTGCCGATAATGCTGATCTTGTAAAAAAGGGGGGGGCAGCAAGAGGAAAATTGGTTCAGGCAGCGGAACAAGCTATCCAATATATTAACCACGGCGGAAAATATAAAGCGCATCAAGCCACAGCAGATGAACTCAATGTCCCTCTGAAAAATAATCCGGTTGCTGCCCGAGAAACCAATATTGTGCAGATCGCTATGTCCGGTGATCAGGCTAGAGCGACCTCTCAGCTTTTCGATTTGATAGTTGAATGTGTACATAATAGAGATTTTCATAATGCGGAGCGACTCAAAGAACGTTTTAATGAGATTAATCCCAATGCGTTGACAGAGATCATTCAGTCCACTGAGCTGATTGAGCAGGAAAAAAATGGCGTCCAGGTACGCGGCTACTTGGAGATATGGTCCAATCTTTTACGCGAACTGACGGCTGAAGAATTCAGTGCTATCTACCATGAATTGGAAGATCGCGAATTGCAACCTGATGAGGTGTTGGTAAGGCAGGGGGATAGGAATGATGAGCTGTTCTTTGTCAACCACGGTATGATTAAAACTTTTTATCAGAAGAGTGGGCGGAAAGTCTATGTGAAAAGTCTTTCGGGTGGTGACCTTGCCGGGGAAAATTTCTTTGATGCCTCGGTCTGGACTATCAGTATGGCTGCTCAGACTGAGAGTAAGATTTCCATTCTCAAGCGCTCCAGCTTTTCTCGTTGGCAGGAGGCCTTTCCTGGGCTTGAAGCTAAGCTGCGTGCATTCTATAATCGTTCCAATGATGTTCAGGATTTGCTTTTGCGGAAAGGGCTGAACCGTCGGGCCTTTGAACGCTATCAACTCGCACGTAAAATAGAATTTCAAATTATCAATAATCTCGGAAATTCTATGGGGCAACGTTTCAAAGGTCGACTCTCGGATATTTCACGGGGTGGTCTTGCCATGAAGTTTCATCTTTCCCAGAAAAAGCATATTAGAGTCCTGTTTGGTCGTAAATTGCATATATCTATCCCTGTTGCTGGCAAGCCTCCAGAGTTGAATGTCTACGGGACAGTTTTATCCATCAACCCGGCTGAAGAGGAAGGGAAGGAGTATAAGCTTCATTTTGTTTTTGATGCACCGATGGAGCAGGAAGCCCTTCAGCAGGTGCTGGGATAG
- a CDS encoding ATP-dependent DNA helicase, whose amino-acid sequence MKGISDCSIGLSVVKIVLEKQSACSFRCQRRLYHQFIEYMKNIFADTGLLAEHLPNYESRFGQLEMAEAVADLLRKEGREKSSGLDISQANCLIVEAETGLGKTLAYLVPAALSGRKVVVSTNTRNLQDQILKREIPFIQGNIAPGLTAMSVKGRQNYLCLYRWHQLASHNQRTIFQDSAEVKRKEGEALYNEVEGWLQRTAVADRAELAGVAGSSFFWQKVCCLPSFCLGSDCLYHGDCYLNRLRRLAASCQLLVVNHHLLFSDLAVRKNGFGEVLPRYQSVIIDEAHHLENVAGNFFGFSFSKYQVIDLITDIEQSMLKKGGGTETSKQYTGILSAARALLGLNEHFAAMFPAQKGRFPLADLFAEYPELQKARDILMTALSSLAEQLEKAKGQDDPWGHYGQRSLDIAQHLDRITSPLISRNEQPEQVGQANEQSNYIQWVERTEKNLTLSATPIDVADELRNTLFAGAEHCLFTSATLRTDGGDGGFGYFSQRLGIPEGTKTSFFPSPFDYQKRSLLYVPGDHFPEPTAPEYRNALHQEISQLVTCSKGRALVLFTSFRALELAWHSLQDELPYLLLRQGTCSRSRLLDRFAEETDSVLFAVASFWEGVDVPGESLSLVIIDKLPFEVPSDPVIMARMERIKAAGRNPFMEFQIPRAILALRQGVGRLMRRRNDRGVMAILDVRLFSKFYGRRFRASLPGAPISRAVQDVEKFFTSEQSSPSQETRE is encoded by the coding sequence ATGAAAGGAATCTCGGATTGCTCCATAGGGCTCTCCGTGGTAAAGATTGTGCTGGAAAAACAGTCTGCCTGTTCCTTCCGTTGTCAGAGACGACTTTATCATCAGTTTATCGAATATATGAAAAATATTTTTGCAGATACCGGTCTGCTTGCCGAGCACCTTCCAAACTATGAATCTCGTTTCGGTCAGCTGGAGATGGCTGAGGCAGTTGCCGATTTATTGCGGAAAGAGGGGAGGGAAAAAAGTTCCGGTCTGGACATTTCCCAGGCAAACTGCCTGATAGTGGAAGCAGAGACAGGGCTGGGGAAGACGCTTGCCTATCTTGTTCCGGCAGCCCTCAGCGGACGCAAGGTTGTTGTGTCCACAAATACCCGCAATCTGCAAGATCAGATCCTTAAAAGAGAAATACCCTTTATCCAAGGAAATATTGCCCCCGGTCTGACCGCGATGTCTGTCAAAGGCCGGCAGAATTATCTCTGTCTTTATCGATGGCACCAGTTAGCTAGCCATAATCAGAGGACAATTTTTCAGGATTCGGCAGAGGTAAAGAGAAAAGAAGGAGAGGCCCTGTACAATGAAGTTGAAGGCTGGCTGCAAAGAACAGCTGTTGCGGACCGCGCTGAACTGGCCGGGGTAGCAGGAAGCTCCTTTTTTTGGCAGAAGGTTTGCTGCCTGCCCTCTTTTTGCCTTGGTTCCGACTGCCTGTATCATGGTGATTGCTATCTGAATCGTCTTCGTCGGTTGGCGGCTTCCTGTCAGTTATTGGTTGTTAATCATCATCTGCTTTTTTCTGATCTGGCTGTCCGGAAAAACGGTTTTGGTGAGGTACTTCCAAGGTATCAATCTGTTATTATAGATGAAGCGCATCATTTGGAAAATGTGGCAGGTAATTTTTTCGGTTTTTCTTTTTCCAAATATCAAGTTATCGACCTGATAACGGATATTGAACAAAGTATGCTCAAGAAAGGAGGCGGAACAGAAACAAGCAAGCAGTATACGGGCATTTTATCCGCAGCCAGAGCACTTTTGGGTCTGAATGAGCACTTTGCCGCAATGTTTCCTGCCCAGAAAGGACGCTTTCCGCTTGCAGATCTTTTTGCGGAATATCCTGAGTTGCAAAAGGCCCGAGATATTCTGATGACGGCTTTGAGCTCTCTTGCTGAGCAGCTTGAAAAGGCCAAGGGACAGGATGATCCCTGGGGGCATTATGGACAGCGGAGCCTCGATATTGCTCAACATCTCGACCGAATCACCTCACCCCTGATCTCCAGAAATGAGCAGCCTGAGCAGGTCGGGCAGGCTAATGAGCAGTCCAATTATATTCAATGGGTTGAGCGGACAGAAAAAAATCTTACCCTTTCAGCGACCCCGATTGATGTTGCTGATGAGCTGAGGAACACGCTGTTTGCTGGCGCAGAACATTGCCTTTTCACCTCGGCTACTCTGAGGACAGACGGTGGAGACGGGGGTTTTGGATATTTTAGTCAACGGCTCGGAATACCTGAGGGCACGAAAACCTCTTTTTTCCCCTCTCCCTTTGATTATCAAAAGCGCAGCCTGCTGTACGTTCCGGGAGATCATTTTCCCGAACCGACTGCTCCGGAATATAGAAATGCATTGCATCAGGAAATATCGCAGCTTGTTACCTGTTCCAAAGGGAGGGCCTTGGTGCTGTTTACCTCATTTCGGGCTTTGGAGCTGGCTTGGCATAGTCTGCAGGACGAACTACCCTATCTCCTGTTGCGTCAGGGAACCTGTTCGCGCTCCCGGTTGCTGGATCGTTTTGCTGAAGAAACAGATTCTGTTCTTTTTGCTGTTGCCAGCTTCTGGGAAGGCGTTGATGTTCCAGGAGAGTCTCTGAGCTTGGTCATTATTGATAAATTGCCGTTTGAAGTCCCCAGTGACCCTGTTATTATGGCCCGAATGGAAAGGATCAAGGCCGCAGGGAGGAACCCCTTTATGGAATTCCAGATCCCGAGAGCGATCCTCGCTCTTCGACAGGGGGTAGGGCGTCTTATGCGCCGCCGCAATGATCGTGGGGTCATGGCAATCCTGGATGTTCGTTTATTCAGCAAATTTTATGGTCGGCGTTTTCGAGCGAGTTTGCCGGGGGCACCGATCAGTAGAGCTGTGCAGGATGTTGAAAAATTTTTTACAAGTGAGCAATCATCCCCTTCTCAAGAAACAAGAGAGTAA
- a CDS encoding polyprenyl synthetase family protein — protein MKEKKTVPAVEDRTFLIEFIQRHAERTEEAMLLDLESALAENDPLLLEVLKYSLLKGGKRLRPVLAILSSRLCGRDDENLYLLAATFEYLHAGSLIHDDVIDHAENRRGKESVVKKYGTAAAILAGDWLHARCMHLVGTLAGQKGLDIVCSATQAMVDGEFLQLRYAANPAVTEEQYFSVVLRKTAGLMSATCEIGALYGNADPIQQSSLARYGKKIGIAFQIVDDLLDYLGDEQATGKLVGNDFIEGKMTLPLIHALAHASDADKAALVQEMESTNRDSTGCARARQLMHTADSFAFSRQRAWQEIEKGIAALSCFDNGQHRESLAVLELLAGYILRRDR, from the coding sequence TTGAAAGAAAAAAAGACAGTTCCGGCTGTTGAAGACAGAACTTTTTTGATTGAATTTATACAACGGCATGCGGAACGAACTGAGGAGGCTATGCTGCTGGATCTGGAATCGGCACTGGCTGAAAATGATCCGCTGCTCCTTGAAGTGCTTAAATATTCCCTGCTCAAGGGAGGGAAAAGATTGCGCCCTGTTTTGGCGATTCTCAGCTCCAGACTTTGCGGAAGAGATGATGAGAATCTTTACCTGTTGGCAGCGACTTTTGAGTATCTGCACGCAGGTTCGCTGATTCATGATGACGTGATTGATCACGCTGAAAATCGGCGTGGTAAAGAATCGGTTGTAAAAAAGTACGGTACAGCTGCCGCCATTCTCGCCGGTGACTGGCTTCATGCCCGCTGTATGCACCTCGTTGGCACCTTGGCTGGTCAGAAAGGGCTGGATATAGTGTGCAGTGCAACACAGGCTATGGTTGATGGAGAATTTCTTCAGTTACGTTACGCGGCAAATCCTGCGGTGACCGAAGAACAGTACTTTTCGGTTGTTTTGCGCAAGACAGCCGGTCTGATGAGTGCCACCTGTGAAATAGGTGCCCTGTACGGTAATGCCGATCCGATACAACAAAGCTCTTTGGCTCGCTACGGGAAGAAAATTGGAATCGCCTTTCAGATTGTTGATGATCTGCTTGATTATCTGGGGGATGAACAGGCGACCGGCAAGCTGGTGGGCAATGATTTTATCGAGGGAAAAATGACGCTCCCCTTGATTCATGCCCTTGCCCATGCCTCGGATGCGGATAAGGCAGCGTTGGTTCAGGAGATGGAAAGCACAAACAGGGACAGTACTGGCTGTGCAAGAGCCCGACAGCTTATGCATACAGCAGACAGCTTTGCATTTTCCCGTCAGAGGGCCTGGCAGGAAATAGAAAAGGGGATCGCTGCATTATCCTGTTTTGATAACGGGCAGCACCGGGAGAGCTTGGCTGTTTTGGAGCTGCTTGCTGGCTATATTCTGCGTCGGGACCGCTAA
- a CDS encoding sirohydrochlorin cobaltochelatase produces the protein MKHKNAIVLAMFGTTVEPALQGLLNIRTKMMEKYPETPVKISFTSNIIRKKWQERAKDPSYSKAHLEIPEEVLHVKTVLATIADLQNIGYDTIVLQPTHIAMGEEFLDLGTYVDSLMRLGTIKKKKYKPFHKVVLGRPALGTYGLDHPYTQDITAAAKALAADAELAAKENAALVYMGHGNDHFPSGGAYLELADQMRQWYPEVVTLLANMKGFPLLADVIEKLKLRGIQKVLLKPCMVVAGDHALNDMTGTDPANPSWQMILEKEGFEVVTVKKGLGELDAFADIFVQHAGDAAADAGIILK, from the coding sequence GTGAAGCATAAAAACGCCATTGTTTTGGCCATGTTTGGCACAACAGTCGAGCCCGCCCTGCAAGGATTGCTGAATATCCGCACCAAGATGATGGAGAAGTACCCGGAAACCCCAGTAAAAATCTCCTTCACCTCCAATATCATCCGGAAAAAATGGCAGGAACGGGCCAAAGATCCCTCCTACAGCAAGGCGCATCTGGAAATCCCGGAAGAGGTGCTGCACGTTAAAACCGTGCTGGCCACTATTGCCGACCTTCAGAACATAGGGTACGACACCATTGTTCTTCAGCCCACGCATATTGCTATGGGGGAAGAATTTCTCGACCTCGGCACCTATGTGGATAGTCTGATGCGTTTAGGCACGATAAAAAAGAAAAAATACAAGCCCTTTCATAAGGTCGTGCTCGGGCGTCCCGCCTTGGGTACCTATGGCCTAGATCATCCCTATACCCAAGATATCACAGCTGCGGCAAAGGCTCTGGCTGCGGATGCCGAGCTGGCAGCCAAGGAAAACGCGGCTTTGGTGTACATGGGCCACGGTAATGATCATTTTCCGTCCGGGGGAGCCTATCTTGAGCTTGCCGATCAGATGCGGCAATGGTACCCGGAAGTAGTCACGTTACTCGCGAACATGAAGGGCTTTCCCTTGCTTGCAGATGTGATAGAAAAACTGAAACTGCGCGGAATACAAAAGGTGCTGCTCAAACCCTGCATGGTCGTGGCTGGAGATCACGCACTCAACGATATGACAGGTACAGACCCGGCAAATCCATCCTGGCAGATGATCCTGGAAAAGGAAGGTTTTGAGGTTGTCACCGTGAAAAAAGGCCTGGGAGAGCTGGATGCCTTTGCTGATATCTTTGTCCAACATGCCGGTGATGCCGCAGCTGATGCGGGAATTATCCTGAAATAG
- a CDS encoding response regulator, translating into MSDTEPRLPSASLDDNAFLEGDEIILAVDDYQAVVVLLQNFLHQRGLTTLTAGSAQEFRHLLNNVPIALILLDINLPDGDGTKLISEIKAASPNTAIIMLSAATDLHTALECLRHGADDYLTKPVQLATFWETVRKVLEKRRLQINNRRYQQQLEQAHFRIQLLHELTMKMNTAYLSMTALEEILQAILVGITAEEGLKFNRAFLALFNATGTILEGKLAVGPGCREDAVRIWQEMSCKSLKFRDIIASIKGHDFQEDSEVNKIARALYITSDNKEHLLIRAAMERKTINVCHGQCEFPVPVDLMGLLQEDSFVVVPLYSSSRSLGVIIADHFVTRKEIDSPLIHALESFASQASLAIEHCRLYIDMEEKIKQLELVTHELEANKDLLVESERYSALGQVAAQLAHNIRNPITSIGGTARLLARKTTDPQQLRFFDMMTLEVTRIEQTLEDLFNFVDTSPVQKERVLVYPLIVKTLMLFYNVMEKQGIKYQAIVPEQLICKLDPNQIRRVLVHLIRNAVEAMENGGDLEVEVTTDQEYIQITVQDSGMGIAAADLQRVADPFYTTKVAGTGVGLALVERIVKDHRGTLHIRCKDSGGTEVIVTLPSS; encoded by the coding sequence ATGTCGGATACTGAACCGAGATTACCATCTGCTTCGCTAGACGATAATGCATTCCTTGAAGGTGACGAGATTATCCTTGCTGTTGATGATTATCAGGCTGTTGTTGTGTTGCTGCAAAATTTTCTCCATCAGCGCGGCCTAACAACGTTGACCGCAGGTTCAGCGCAAGAATTCCGCCATCTACTGAATAACGTACCGATTGCCCTGATCCTTCTTGACATTAATCTTCCTGACGGTGACGGAACAAAGCTCATCTCCGAGATCAAGGCGGCAAGCCCGAATACCGCCATCATCATGCTTTCAGCCGCCACAGATCTCCACACCGCCCTAGAATGCCTTCGACATGGTGCTGATGATTATCTGACCAAACCTGTACAGCTCGCCACCTTCTGGGAGACCGTGCGCAAGGTTCTCGAAAAAAGAAGATTACAGATTAATAACCGACGGTATCAGCAGCAGCTTGAGCAGGCGCATTTCCGCATCCAGCTCCTCCATGAACTGACCATGAAGATGAATACGGCCTATCTCAGTATGACTGCGTTGGAAGAAATACTGCAAGCGATCTTGGTAGGTATCACGGCTGAAGAAGGCCTGAAGTTCAACCGAGCATTTTTGGCCCTGTTTAACGCAACAGGAACCATCCTGGAAGGAAAACTGGCTGTCGGACCTGGATGTCGTGAGGATGCCGTTCGTATCTGGCAGGAAATGAGCTGCAAGTCATTGAAATTTAGAGACATTATAGCCTCAATAAAAGGGCACGACTTTCAAGAAGACAGTGAGGTCAACAAAATAGCTCGTGCCTTATATATCACGTCGGACAACAAAGAACATTTGTTGATCCGGGCAGCAATGGAACGAAAAACCATCAATGTCTGCCACGGCCAGTGCGAGTTTCCAGTTCCGGTGGACCTGATGGGCTTGCTCCAAGAAGACAGCTTTGTGGTGGTCCCTTTGTATTCCTCAAGCCGTTCACTCGGCGTGATTATTGCTGATCATTTTGTGACGAGAAAAGAAATTGATTCTCCGCTGATCCATGCCCTAGAAAGCTTTGCCAGTCAGGCAAGCCTTGCCATTGAGCATTGTCGGCTTTATATCGACATGGAAGAAAAAATTAAACAGCTTGAACTTGTCACCCATGAACTTGAAGCGAACAAAGATCTGCTTGTCGAGTCTGAACGCTACTCCGCACTGGGGCAAGTTGCGGCGCAGCTTGCCCATAATATCCGCAATCCCATCACTTCAATCGGCGGCACCGCGAGACTGCTTGCTCGCAAAACAACCGATCCGCAGCAGTTAAGGTTTTTCGACATGATGACTCTGGAGGTCACACGCATTGAACAAACCTTGGAAGATCTTTTTAACTTTGTTGACACCTCGCCGGTACAAAAAGAACGCGTCTTGGTCTATCCCCTTATTGTTAAAACGCTGATGCTTTTTTATAACGTCATGGAAAAACAGGGCATCAAGTACCAAGCTATCGTTCCAGAACAATTAATATGTAAGCTTGATCCCAACCAAATAAGAAGAGTCCTTGTTCATCTTATCCGCAATGCGGTTGAGGCGATGGAAAATGGGGGAGACCTAGAGGTTGAAGTGACAACCGATCAGGAATATATCCAAATTACGGTACAGGACAGTGGGATGGGGATTGCTGCTGCTGATCTACAGAGGGTTGCAGATCCTTTCTACACAACCAAAGTGGCTGGGACTGGTGTAGGGCTGGCCTTGGTAGAACGTATCGTCAAAGATCACCGGGGAACACTCCATATTCGTTGCAAAGACAGTGGAGGCACAGAAGTCATAGTTACTTTACCAAGCTCTTAA
- a CDS encoding glycogen/starch/alpha-glucan phosphorylase, with amino-acid sequence MSSVPGKDQKKKRINQLKRAFAYNLFYRQGVTTKTATLNDYYLALSYTLRDRMQHLFVNSVETLLEKDPKIVCYLSAEFLTGPHLHNNLVNLGLYEDFSQAASESGLDLKTIIDHEEEPGLGNGGLGRLAACYLDSLSSLEIPAIGYGIRYEYGMFDQEIVNGWQKELSDRWLHPGNPWEIKKPVMACDVGFGGHSEIYHTEKGIRRIRWRPGRVITGVPYDVPVPGYKVNTVNYLRLWSAESHSSFDFADFNTGDYYGAVEDKIKAETVTKVLYPNDEQFQGKKLRLEQQFFLVSCSLQDMIRLHLFRHGNLFNLHEYFQGQLNDTHPAVAVPELMRLLIDVHLYDWDESWEITKKTLSYTNHTLLPEAMEKWSLELFGSLLPRHLEIIFELNRLFLDEVRIRYPGDDARLQRMSMIDETEPRSVRMVNLACMAAKTINGVAAMHTDLLRSRTLADWNDMYPGKIRNVTNGVTPRRWMAVSNPRLTRLITEAIGEKWITDLDELSKLEELTDDAPFLDAWRRVKEENKQDFSALIKCCDNIHVDYRALFDVQVKRIHEYKRQHLNILHVITLYTRIKADPNLEITPRLFVFGGKAAPGYFMAKRIIKLITSVAQVVNNDPAVRNQLKVFFIPNYNVKIGHIVYPMANLSEQISLAGMEASGTGNMKFSMNGALTIGTLDGANVEIRKEVGEENFFLFGLNVAEVTELREDGYTPMDYYHHNESLRAVIDLIGSGIFTSGDRELFKPIIDSLLYKDPYMLFADYQAYIDCQDRVSRLYADKKRWTQMSILNTARMGKFSSDRSIKDYCRKVWEVQPCPVKLKWNELPENGVLFHPDEADNE; translated from the coding sequence ATGAGTTCAGTTCCAGGAAAAGACCAGAAAAAAAAACGCATCAATCAGCTCAAAAGGGCCTTTGCCTATAATCTGTTTTATAGGCAGGGGGTCACCACCAAGACAGCGACCCTGAACGACTATTATCTCGCGCTTTCCTATACCCTGCGGGACAGGATGCAGCATCTTTTTGTCAACTCTGTTGAAACCCTACTGGAAAAAGACCCTAAAATTGTCTGCTATCTGTCAGCAGAGTTTCTCACCGGCCCCCATCTGCACAACAACCTAGTCAACCTAGGTCTGTACGAAGATTTTTCCCAAGCTGCCAGCGAAAGCGGCCTTGATCTCAAAACGATTATCGACCATGAAGAAGAACCCGGCCTTGGAAACGGAGGCCTCGGGCGATTAGCAGCCTGTTATCTTGACTCCCTCTCTTCTCTGGAAATACCGGCTATTGGGTACGGCATCCGCTATGAATACGGCATGTTTGATCAGGAGATCGTTAACGGCTGGCAAAAAGAACTCAGCGATCGCTGGCTGCATCCCGGTAATCCCTGGGAGATTAAAAAACCGGTTATGGCCTGCGATGTCGGCTTTGGCGGCCATTCTGAAATATACCATACAGAAAAGGGCATTCGCCGAATCCGCTGGCGGCCTGGCCGGGTTATCACCGGGGTTCCCTATGATGTTCCGGTCCCCGGTTACAAGGTAAACACGGTCAATTACCTTCGCCTTTGGAGCGCGGAATCACACTCTTCCTTTGATTTTGCCGATTTTAATACCGGTGATTATTACGGAGCGGTCGAGGACAAAATCAAGGCGGAAACTGTCACCAAGGTGCTCTATCCCAATGACGAACAGTTTCAAGGAAAAAAACTGCGCTTGGAACAACAGTTTTTCCTGGTTTCCTGCTCATTGCAGGACATGATCCGCCTGCATCTTTTTCGCCACGGCAATCTGTTCAACCTTCATGAATATTTCCAAGGCCAGCTCAATGACACCCATCCGGCAGTTGCTGTTCCTGAGTTGATGCGCCTTTTAATTGATGTGCATCTCTACGACTGGGATGAATCCTGGGAAATCACAAAAAAGACTCTCAGTTATACAAATCACACCTTGCTGCCCGAGGCTATGGAAAAATGGTCGCTGGAGCTGTTCGGCAGCCTCCTCCCTCGCCATCTGGAAATTATCTTCGAGCTGAACCGTCTTTTCCTTGATGAAGTTAGGATAAGGTACCCCGGCGATGATGCACGACTACAACGGATGTCGATGATTGATGAGACCGAACCGCGCTCTGTTCGCATGGTCAACCTTGCCTGTATGGCAGCCAAAACCATCAACGGGGTTGCAGCCATGCATACCGATCTCCTGCGAAGCCGTACACTGGCGGACTGGAATGACATGTACCCCGGAAAGATACGCAATGTGACCAACGGAGTCACCCCGCGCCGCTGGATGGCGGTCAGCAACCCCCGTCTCACCCGGTTGATCACCGAAGCCATCGGCGAAAAATGGATCACTGATCTTGATGAGTTATCCAAACTGGAAGAACTCACTGACGACGCGCCCTTTTTAGATGCCTGGAGAAGGGTTAAAGAAGAGAATAAACAGGATTTTTCTGCCCTGATTAAATGTTGCGATAATATCCATGTTGATTACAGGGCCCTGTTTGATGTCCAGGTCAAGCGGATTCACGAGTATAAACGGCAACATCTCAATATCTTGCACGTCATCACCCTGTACACTCGGATCAAGGCGGACCCGAATCTTGAAATAACCCCTCGTCTTTTTGTCTTTGGCGGAAAAGCAGCTCCTGGTTATTTCATGGCCAAACGAATCATCAAGCTAATTACCTCTGTGGCCCAGGTGGTGAATAATGACCCGGCTGTGCGCAACCAGCTCAAAGTCTTTTTCATTCCGAATTATAATGTCAAGATAGGCCATATTGTCTATCCCATGGCCAACCTCTCCGAGCAGATCTCACTGGCCGGAATGGAGGCATCGGGTACAGGCAATATGAAATTTTCCATGAACGGGGCCTTAACCATCGGCACCCTTGACGGAGCCAATGTGGAAATCCGAAAAGAGGTGGGCGAGGAAAACTTTTTCCTCTTCGGTCTTAATGTCGCGGAGGTCACGGAGTTACGGGAAGATGGATACACCCCGATGGACTATTATCATCACAACGAATCCTTGCGAGCAGTTATAGACCTGATAGGATCAGGAATCTTCACCTCCGGTGATCGGGAGCTGTTCAAGCCGATTATCGATTCCCTTCTCTATAAGGATCCGTACATGCTTTTTGCCGACTATCAGGCGTATATCGACTGCCAGGATCGAGTCAGCCGCCTGTATGCCGATAAAAAACGCTGGACGCAAATGTCGATTTTGAATACCGCCCGAATGGGAAAATTTTCTTCAGATCGCTCTATAAAAGACTATTGCCGAAAAGTATGGGAAGTCCAACCCTGTCCTGTTAAACTGAAATGGAATGAACTGCCCGAGAACGGTGTGCTCTTTCATCCAGATGAAGCTGACAACGAATAG